The following proteins are encoded in a genomic region of Oceanisphaera profunda:
- the fliQ gene encoding flagellar biosynthesis protein FliQ gives MSPEVFVDIFRSALWLVTVLVSAVILPSLAIGLTVAVFQAATSINEQTLSFLPRLLVTLGGLAVGAHWGFGMLMDFFYEIIEQIPQVIG, from the coding sequence ATGAGCCCAGAAGTATTCGTCGATATCTTTCGCAGCGCCCTGTGGCTAGTAACGGTATTGGTGTCGGCGGTGATCTTACCCAGCCTGGCCATCGGTTTAACGGTGGCGGTATTTCAGGCCGCCACTTCTATTAACGAACAAACCTTAAGCTTCTTACCGCGCTTATTGGTCACCCTAGGCGGGCTGGCCGTAGGTGCCCACTGGGGCTTTGGCATGTTAATGGACTTCTTCTACGAGATAATCGAACAAATACCGCAGGTGATAGGTTAG
- the fliO gene encoding flagellar biosynthetic protein FliO, with amino-acid sequence MRVFLILLLLPTAVLAEGPEIKWDSWALSSLLVIGVILVLGWILRRLRGAALLGGSRQMKIVASLALGQRERAIVVQVGEEQWLLGVTAQQISHLGKLEQPLAVEQAKSFLTKRNPEPLTKEGQ; translated from the coding sequence ATGCGCGTATTTCTTATCTTATTACTGCTGCCTACTGCAGTGCTGGCGGAAGGGCCAGAAATTAAGTGGGACTCATGGGCCTTATCTTCCTTGTTAGTGATTGGCGTTATCTTAGTGCTGGGCTGGATCTTGCGCCGTTTGCGCGGTGCGGCATTATTGGGCGGCAGTCGCCAGATGAAAATAGTGGCTTCATTGGCACTCGGCCAGCGGGAGCGGGCGATAGTAGTGCAAGTGGGCGAAGAGCAATGGTTGCTGGGCGTTACTGCGCAACAGATCTCTCACTTGGGCAAATTAGAACAGCCGTTGGCAGTTGAACAGGCGAAAAGTTTCTTGACGAAACGTAATCCTGAGCCGCTCACCAAGGAAGGGCAATGA
- a CDS encoding flagellar hook-length control protein FliK: protein MTMNIMSVSVNARQSSGGGKTDTAAEHGAELFAEVFTQESDTQSAENVTAKPNTDEYDKPREQDEQSEDLLYAAANTQVPSDLGSEIKYPSNVALASKAERAQAAPISPPVTDPDAAAELESDAVNGSQRQGGRALPPEMERVSKNDNELMLLSESLAKLNKMSTAPLAQSHQTMNISINAEQSSAAQRLVESANIPLSDPDSEIEPKNRAVTSEMKPLTDMESSEWMAQIEHGRRWAQTSAGDAQANSTVEAEEAGVLLFNRDNPVLSTLPERAATLDKALTLHGSAEQNAKQLAQQAQVVVSQNLQEADIKLNPSEFGAMRIQIRMEQGEVQVQFVASHPQARELLEQAMPRLREMLQQQGMNLHQGQQHTGQQGQGQQSGQQQTAQANANFLSQQGFGQSEHGQSAQQQADQQDSHPAGQESEWRSYSAAGDELQQQVVDKRTPALYGADDVRIDFFA from the coding sequence ATGACTATGAACATAATGTCTGTAAGCGTTAATGCACGCCAAAGTAGTGGTGGCGGGAAGACGGATACTGCTGCTGAACATGGCGCAGAGTTATTTGCTGAAGTATTTACCCAAGAGTCAGACACACAGTCGGCAGAAAATGTAACTGCTAAGCCAAATACCGATGAGTATGACAAGCCGCGAGAGCAGGATGAGCAGAGTGAAGACTTGCTCTATGCAGCAGCGAATACGCAAGTGCCGTCGGATCTTGGTTCTGAAATAAAATATCCGTCAAACGTAGCATTGGCATCTAAGGCTGAGCGGGCTCAAGCAGCGCCTATTTCTCCTCCGGTGACAGACCCTGATGCAGCAGCCGAACTAGAGAGTGATGCTGTTAATGGATCACAGCGGCAAGGCGGCAGAGCTTTGCCGCCGGAGATGGAGCGGGTATCTAAGAACGACAATGAGTTGATGCTGTTGTCTGAGTCGCTCGCTAAGCTAAATAAAATGTCCACTGCACCGCTTGCTCAGTCTCATCAGACCATGAATATAAGTATTAATGCCGAGCAGTCTAGCGCCGCCCAGCGGTTGGTTGAGTCGGCGAACATCCCATTATCTGATCCTGACTCTGAAATTGAGCCCAAAAACCGAGCGGTTACCTCAGAGATGAAACCGCTAACGGATATGGAGTCATCTGAATGGATGGCACAAATTGAGCATGGGCGTCGTTGGGCTCAAACAAGTGCTGGAGATGCCCAAGCCAATTCAACGGTTGAGGCCGAAGAGGCCGGTGTTTTATTGTTTAATCGTGACAACCCAGTGCTTAGCACCTTACCAGAGCGCGCCGCTACATTAGATAAAGCGCTAACGTTACATGGCTCTGCCGAGCAAAATGCCAAGCAGCTGGCGCAGCAAGCGCAAGTGGTGGTCAGCCAAAACTTACAAGAAGCAGACATTAAGCTGAATCCGTCTGAGTTTGGCGCCATGCGTATTCAAATTCGCATGGAGCAGGGCGAAGTACAGGTACAGTTTGTGGCTAGTCACCCGCAAGCGCGAGAATTACTTGAGCAAGCCATGCCGCGTTTAAGAGAAATGCTGCAGCAGCAAGGTATGAACTTACACCAAGGGCAACAACATACGGGCCAGCAAGGGCAAGGCCAGCAATCGGGTCAACAGCAAACAGCGCAAGCGAATGCCAACTTTTTGTCTCAACAAGGTTTTGGTCAAAGTGAACATGGCCAATCTGCACAGCAGCAGGCAGATCAGCAAGATAGCCACCCAGCAGGACAAGAAAGTGAGTGGCGCAGTTATTCCGCCGCCGGTGACGAGCTACAACAGCAGGTCGTAGATAAGCGCACCCCCGCACTTTATGGTGCGGATGACGTCAGAATAGACTTTTTTGCTTAA
- the fliJ gene encoding flagellar export protein FliJ produces the protein MSRALHLLLNQLDIQERKASAELGAAQLQLQQLAQQQQTLSEYQRNYSEEFQNRGREGLSANQFSHFQGFINKLEVAQEQQQDGLKNAREQMEKSRTAWMAVRARKQAIETLLEREAERKQIESNRQEQKMLDNLAIYRFYNQKKR, from the coding sequence ATGAGCAGAGCATTACATTTGTTATTAAATCAGCTGGATATTCAAGAGCGTAAAGCATCGGCTGAGTTAGGTGCGGCGCAGTTGCAATTACAACAACTGGCACAACAGCAACAGACCTTGAGTGAATATCAGCGCAATTACAGTGAAGAGTTTCAAAATCGTGGGCGCGAAGGCTTAAGCGCTAATCAATTTAGTCACTTTCAGGGGTTTATTAATAAGCTAGAAGTCGCTCAAGAGCAGCAGCAAGATGGGCTTAAAAATGCCCGTGAGCAGATGGAAAAAAGCCGCACCGCCTGGATGGCGGTACGCGCGCGCAAGCAAGCCATTGAAACCCTGCTGGAGCGGGAAGCCGAGCGCAAACAAATTGAAAGTAACCGTCAAGAGCAGAAGATGCTCGATAACCTCGCTATTTACCGATTTTACAATCAAAAAAAACGCTAA
- the fliN gene encoding flagellar motor switch protein FliN has protein sequence MSDEQNEIDDVWGEAMAEQSVKESQPKQDDAHSVKPVELDDFHQDNNTPLSGDERRKLDAILDIPVTISMEVGRTQISIRNLLQLNQGSVVELDRLAGEPLDVMVNGTLIAHGEVVVVNDKFGIRLTDVISQTERIKKLK, from the coding sequence ATGAGTGATGAACAAAACGAGATAGATGACGTTTGGGGCGAAGCCATGGCCGAGCAGAGCGTTAAAGAAAGCCAGCCGAAACAAGATGATGCACACTCGGTCAAGCCCGTAGAGCTGGATGACTTTCATCAGGATAATAATACGCCGTTGTCTGGCGACGAAAGACGCAAACTGGACGCCATCTTAGATATTCCGGTGACCATTTCGATGGAAGTAGGCCGCACTCAGATCAGCATTCGTAATCTGTTGCAGCTTAACCAAGGCTCGGTAGTTGAGCTGGACCGTTTAGCGGGTGAGCCGCTGGATGTGATGGTTAACGGCACATTGATCGCTCACGGCGAAGTGGTGGTGGTGAACGACAAGTTTGGTATTCGACTGACCGATGTGATCAGCCAAACCGAACGTATTAAAAAGCTTAAATAA
- the fliR gene encoding flagellar biosynthetic protein FliR, whose amino-acid sequence MNFSTDQILLWLASYLWPLCRIAGMMMTMVMFGANLTPMFNRLLLAVAITIAVAPVLPVMPDVALFSIGGFLITAQQVLIGAAIGLLSQFLVQSFVTGGQVIAMQTSLGFASMVDPLNGQSTPVVGQLYLMLGTLLFLALNGHLVMIEAIVMSFETLPVSMSGISVASWQQLAGLLTMLFYAAVAMSLSAIVAMLLINFTFGIMTRAAPQLNIFSIGFAVSMVCGLFILWLTLGGFLGHFENQWQRIQLVICDTLLLTCEGG is encoded by the coding sequence GTGAATTTTTCCACTGATCAAATATTGCTGTGGCTGGCTAGCTACTTATGGCCGCTGTGCCGGATCGCCGGCATGATGATGACCATGGTGATGTTTGGTGCCAACCTCACGCCTATGTTTAACCGCCTGTTGCTGGCGGTGGCCATTACCATAGCGGTCGCTCCTGTATTGCCGGTGATGCCGGATGTGGCGCTGTTCTCTATTGGTGGCTTTTTGATCACCGCCCAGCAGGTGCTGATTGGCGCGGCAATTGGCTTACTCTCGCAGTTTTTAGTGCAATCTTTCGTGACCGGCGGCCAAGTGATTGCCATGCAAACCAGTTTGGGTTTTGCCTCCATGGTAGATCCACTTAACGGCCAGTCTACGCCGGTAGTCGGTCAGCTGTATTTGATGTTGGGCACCTTGCTGTTTTTAGCGCTCAATGGCCATTTGGTGATGATTGAAGCCATAGTGATGAGCTTTGAAACGTTGCCCGTGTCTATGAGTGGTATTAGCGTGGCCAGTTGGCAGCAATTGGCTGGGCTGCTGACGATGCTGTTTTATGCTGCGGTGGCCATGTCGTTGTCAGCAATCGTGGCTATGCTTTTGATTAACTTCACTTTTGGCATTATGACCCGTGCCGCACCCCAGCTGAATATTTTTAGTATTGGTTTTGCGGTGAGCATGGTGTGTGGCTTATTTATTTTATGGCTGACGCTAGGTGGCTTCTTGGGCCACTTTGAAAACCAGTGGCAGCGCATCCAATTGGTGATCTGCGATACCTTGCTGCTTACCTGCGAAGGAGGCTAA
- the fliM gene encoding flagellar motor switch protein FliM, translated as MSDLLSQDEIDALLHGVDDVEDDPTSNVGGISMFDFSSQDRIVRGRMPTLEMVNERFARHMRISLFNMMRRAAEVSVNGVQMIKFGEYVHSLFLPTSLNMVRFRPLKGIGLVTMEARLVFILVDNFFGGDGRHAKIEGREFTPTERRVIQLLLKLVFEDYKEAWAPVMDVEFEYLDSEVNPTMANIVSPTEVVVVSSFHIELDGGGGDFHVTLPYGMLEPIRELLDAGVQSDKGENDLRWSKALRDEILDVKVDMSVRLLEKELSLGNIMELQTGDIIPIDMPEHLLVSVEGLPTFRGQLGRSHDKMAVRISEKIKKPDTIKNELNQVTRRGIRIDGEAELAELERTIEDAS; from the coding sequence GTGAGCGATCTATTATCTCAGGATGAAATTGATGCCCTGTTACACGGGGTAGATGATGTAGAAGATGATCCGACCAGCAATGTTGGCGGCATCTCCATGTTTGACTTTTCCTCTCAAGATCGCATCGTGCGTGGGCGCATGCCGACTCTTGAGATGGTTAATGAACGTTTCGCCCGCCATATGCGCATTAGTTTATTTAATATGATGCGCCGCGCCGCCGAAGTGTCGGTAAATGGCGTGCAAATGATTAAGTTTGGCGAGTACGTGCATTCACTATTTTTGCCCACCAGTTTAAATATGGTGCGCTTTCGGCCGTTAAAAGGCATAGGTCTGGTGACCATGGAAGCGCGTTTGGTGTTTATTTTGGTGGACAACTTTTTTGGTGGCGACGGTCGTCATGCCAAAATTGAAGGCCGTGAATTTACGCCCACCGAGCGGCGCGTGATTCAATTGCTGCTCAAATTAGTGTTTGAAGATTATAAAGAAGCTTGGGCACCGGTCATGGATGTGGAGTTTGAGTATTTAGACTCAGAAGTGAACCCCACCATGGCCAATATCGTTAGCCCCACCGAAGTAGTAGTGGTGAGCTCGTTTCATATTGAGCTGGACGGCGGCGGCGGTGATTTTCACGTCACCTTACCCTACGGCATGTTGGAGCCCATTCGTGAGCTGCTGGATGCGGGGGTGCAAAGTGATAAAGGCGAAAATGACCTGCGTTGGAGCAAGGCGCTGCGCGATGAAATTCTCGATGTGAAAGTGGATATGTCGGTGCGGCTGTTAGAAAAAGAGCTGAGCCTTGGCAATATTATGGAGCTTCAAACTGGCGATATTATTCCCATCGATATGCCCGAGCATTTGTTAGTGTCCGTAGAAGGCTTGCCGACATTTCGTGGCCAATTAGGGCGCTCGCACGATAAAATGGCGGTGAGAATTAGTGAAAAGATCAAGAAGCCAGACACCATTAAAAACGAACTCAATCAGGTAACGCGCCGCGGTATTCGCATTGACGGTGAAGCCGAATTAGCAGAATTAGAAAGAACGATCGAGGATGCATCATGA
- the fliI gene encoding flagellar protein export ATPase FliI produces MPQSRTSLLHRLHAYQTKGLVPAMAASGKLTRVVGLTLEAVGCTAAVGSLCKIQTLFGDMDAEVVGFSDDKLFLMPSESLKGVIPGARVTPVGQGEGVPVGMELLGRVIDGIGQPLDGLGPIVTSKTADFTAPRLNPMARKPIREVMDVGVRAINALITVGQGQRMGLFAGSGVGKSVLMGMMTRGAKADVVVVGLIGERGREVKEFIDEILGDEGRARSVVVAAPADSSPLMRLKGCETALTLAEYFRDQNLNVLLLMDSLTRYAQAQREIALAVGEPPASKGYPPSVFARLPALVERAGNGAEGQGSITAFFTVLTEGDDLQDPIADASRAILDGHIVLSRQLADSGHYPAIDIEKSISRVMTAVTTQEHQQQARAVKQAYALYQQNHDLINLGAYQSGADPRIDMAIQIRPRLEHFLTQSMTDAITMPACLAELEVISKPLMRAN; encoded by the coding sequence ATGCCGCAGAGTAGAACATCACTTCTTCATCGATTGCATGCCTACCAAACCAAAGGCTTAGTACCCGCCATGGCCGCCAGTGGCAAACTTACCCGGGTGGTGGGCTTAACGTTGGAAGCCGTAGGTTGTACCGCCGCCGTGGGCAGTCTGTGTAAAATTCAAACGTTGTTTGGCGACATGGACGCCGAAGTGGTGGGCTTTTCTGACGATAAGCTGTTTTTAATGCCCAGCGAGTCGCTAAAAGGCGTGATCCCCGGCGCGCGCGTGACTCCTGTGGGCCAAGGCGAAGGGGTGCCGGTGGGCATGGAATTACTGGGCCGAGTGATAGACGGAATCGGCCAACCGTTAGACGGCTTAGGCCCAATTGTGACCAGCAAAACTGCTGATTTTACTGCTCCACGGTTAAACCCCATGGCCCGCAAACCCATTCGTGAGGTGATGGACGTGGGTGTGCGCGCCATTAACGCACTGATCACCGTCGGCCAAGGCCAGCGTATGGGCTTATTTGCGGGCTCTGGCGTGGGTAAAAGTGTGCTCATGGGCATGATGACCCGCGGTGCTAAAGCCGACGTAGTAGTAGTGGGTTTAATTGGCGAGCGGGGCCGAGAAGTAAAAGAATTTATCGATGAAATATTAGGGGATGAAGGGCGTGCACGCTCAGTGGTGGTAGCGGCACCTGCGGATTCGTCGCCCTTAATGCGTCTTAAGGGCTGTGAAACGGCGCTGACTTTGGCTGAATATTTTCGTGACCAAAATTTAAACGTACTGCTGCTGATGGACTCCTTAACCCGTTACGCCCAAGCCCAGCGTGAAATCGCGCTGGCCGTGGGTGAGCCGCCTGCCAGTAAGGGGTATCCGCCATCGGTGTTTGCCCGCCTGCCGGCACTGGTAGAGCGCGCCGGTAACGGCGCCGAAGGGCAGGGCAGCATTACCGCCTTTTTTACGGTATTAACCGAAGGCGATGACTTACAAGATCCGATTGCTGATGCCTCGCGGGCCATCTTAGATGGCCACATTGTTTTGTCTCGTCAATTGGCGGACAGCGGTCATTATCCGGCTATCGACATTGAGAAATCCATCAGCCGCGTGATGACGGCAGTCACCACCCAAGAGCATCAACAGCAAGCGCGAGCGGTAAAGCAAGCCTATGCGCTGTATCAGCAAAATCACGACTTGATTAACTTGGGCGCTTATCAGTCGGGCGCCGATCCGCGCATTGATATGGCCATTCAGATCCGCCCGCGCTTAGAGCACTTTTTAACCCAAAGCATGACAGATGCCATTACCATGCCCGCCTGTTTAGCTGAGCTTGAAGTTATAAGCAAACCGCTAATGCGAGCTAACTAA
- the fliP gene encoding flagellar type III secretion system pore protein FliP (The bacterial flagellar biogenesis protein FliP forms a type III secretion system (T3SS)-type pore required for flagellar assembly.), with product MLLMLLATPAMAQQGMSAVTVTTNADGSQEYSLTLQVLALMTALSFLPAIVIMMTSFTRIIIVLSILRQAMGLQQSPNNQVLIGISLFLSFFIMSPVLDKVNETALQPYLAEEITSKEALSFAELPIRDFMLSQTRVKDLETFLNIANIQVDNEAEVPLRVIIPAFVTSELKTAFQIGFMLFLPFLVIDLVVASILMAMGMMMLSPMIISLPFKLMLFVLVDGWSLIMGTLANSFGLGAG from the coding sequence ATGCTACTTATGTTATTGGCCACCCCTGCTATGGCTCAGCAAGGCATGTCGGCGGTAACCGTGACTACCAATGCGGATGGTAGCCAAGAATACAGTCTGACCTTGCAAGTGTTAGCACTGATGACGGCGCTGTCGTTCTTGCCGGCGATCGTCATTATGATGACGTCTTTCACGCGGATCATTATCGTACTGTCAATTTTACGTCAGGCAATGGGCTTACAACAAAGTCCTAATAACCAAGTGTTGATTGGTATTAGTTTATTTTTGTCATTTTTTATTATGTCGCCGGTGTTAGATAAGGTGAACGAAACGGCCTTGCAGCCTTACTTAGCAGAAGAGATCACCTCGAAAGAGGCGTTGTCGTTTGCTGAGTTACCGATCCGCGATTTCATGTTGTCGCAAACGCGGGTTAAGGATTTGGAAACCTTCCTTAATATCGCCAATATTCAAGTAGATAACGAAGCAGAAGTGCCGCTGCGCGTTATCATCCCTGCTTTTGTAACCAGTGAGCTAAAAACTGCCTTTCAGATTGGTTTTATGCTGTTTTTGCCTTTCTTGGTGATCGATTTAGTAGTGGCCAGTATTTTGATGGCCATGGGTATGATGATGCTGTCACCGATGATTATTTCATTGCCCTTTAAACTGATGCTATTTGTGCTGGTGGATGGCTGGAGCCTAATTATGGGGACACTGGCCAACAGCTTTGGCTTAGGAGCCGGATAA
- the fliG gene encoding flagellar motor switch protein FliG — MSNTEQLMVTEDQRKVLEKMTGTEKAALLMLSLREEDAAQIFRHLDPKQVQRLGMKMAAVGDFGPDRVGAVHRLFIEDIQRFTKIGVGSQDFVRNALVAALGEDKAGRLVDQISAGAGSRGLDSLKWMDARQVAGIILNEHPQIQTIVLSYLDPEQAAEILQLFAEPVRLDLVMRIAELEEVQPAALQELNDIMEKQFAGQSGAKAAKMGGLKAAASIMNYLDTSVEGTLMDAIRDEDEEMSMKIQDLMFVFENLIDVDDRGVQMLLREVNGELLQRALKGADDQLKEKFLRNMSKRAAELLQDDLEAMGPVRVSDVELAQKDILAAARRLADSGELMLSKGGGDDFV, encoded by the coding sequence ATGAGTAATACCGAACAGCTAATGGTGACGGAAGATCAGCGCAAGGTGCTCGAGAAAATGACCGGCACTGAAAAAGCGGCTTTGCTGATGCTGAGCTTGCGCGAAGAAGACGCGGCACAGATTTTTCGCCACTTAGATCCTAAGCAAGTGCAGCGCCTTGGTATGAAAATGGCGGCAGTAGGAGATTTTGGGCCAGACAGGGTTGGCGCAGTACACCGATTATTTATTGAAGATATTCAGCGTTTCACCAAAATTGGTGTCGGCAGCCAAGACTTTGTGCGTAATGCATTAGTGGCAGCGCTGGGTGAAGATAAAGCTGGGCGCTTGGTAGATCAAATCTCGGCCGGTGCGGGCTCGCGCGGCCTAGACTCGCTGAAATGGATGGATGCCCGCCAAGTGGCGGGTATTATTTTGAACGAGCATCCGCAAATTCAAACCATAGTATTGTCATATTTAGACCCTGAGCAAGCGGCGGAAATTTTGCAGCTGTTTGCTGAGCCGGTGCGCCTAGATTTAGTGATGCGTATTGCTGAGCTTGAAGAAGTGCAGCCCGCGGCACTGCAAGAGCTAAACGACATTATGGAAAAACAGTTTGCCGGCCAAAGTGGTGCCAAGGCGGCGAAAATGGGCGGCTTGAAGGCCGCAGCGAGCATTATGAACTATCTGGATACTTCGGTTGAAGGCACCTTAATGGATGCCATTCGTGACGAAGACGAAGAAATGAGCATGAAGATCCAGGATTTGATGTTTGTCTTTGAGAATTTAATTGACGTAGACGATCGCGGCGTGCAAATGCTGCTGCGTGAAGTGAACGGTGAGTTGCTACAGCGCGCGCTAAAAGGCGCGGATGATCAGCTGAAAGAGAAATTTTTACGTAATATGTCTAAGCGGGCGGCAGAATTACTGCAAGACGACTTAGAAGCGATGGGGCCGGTACGGGTCAGTGATGTGGAATTAGCGCAGAAAGACATTTTGGCAGCAGCACGACGCTTGGCCGACAGTGGCGAGCTGATGCTGTCTAAAGGCGGCGGAGACGACTTTGTATGA
- a CDS encoding flagellar assembly protein FliH, translating to MSRHPYGAKPGRIPAGRNSELSREFGSELDAELAAGPDSDSWPWPDLSEPKVKQSQPEPTQALNIKRRAIVEEVEPEYDLKPEPLTAETLEAIRQAAYEEGFEQGKQEGMTAGHEEGRLTGMQQGHDTGLQQGLEQGLNEGREQVAAQVQQWQQLIGQLQAPLAQIDKVVEQSVVTLAQELARNLLKIEATTSPQLLLATVQEAMSALPGADNHGDSTKITLYLHPEDLAVIEQHFDQQSREQRHWQLISEPAQARGDLRVKTAMSELNVSLALRIDELMANFLKANWSRFHAAE from the coding sequence ATGAGTCGGCATCCTTACGGCGCAAAACCTGGGCGCATCCCTGCTGGGCGCAACTCTGAATTAAGCAGAGAATTTGGCAGCGAGTTAGATGCAGAGCTAGCAGCAGGGCCAGATTCAGACAGCTGGCCTTGGCCTGACTTATCGGAGCCTAAGGTTAAACAATCTCAGCCTGAGCCCACGCAAGCTCTGAATATTAAGCGTCGGGCCATTGTGGAGGAGGTTGAACCTGAATATGACCTTAAGCCTGAGCCGTTAACCGCTGAAACTTTAGAGGCTATTCGCCAAGCCGCCTATGAAGAAGGTTTTGAGCAGGGCAAGCAAGAGGGCATGACCGCTGGCCATGAAGAAGGCCGCTTAACTGGCATGCAGCAAGGCCATGATACGGGTTTGCAACAAGGGCTAGAGCAAGGCTTGAATGAGGGCCGCGAACAAGTTGCAGCTCAAGTGCAGCAGTGGCAGCAACTCATCGGTCAGCTACAAGCGCCGTTGGCGCAGATTGATAAAGTGGTGGAGCAAAGTGTGGTGACGCTGGCTCAAGAGTTGGCGCGCAATTTATTGAAAATAGAAGCTACCACGTCTCCGCAACTGTTATTGGCGACGGTGCAAGAGGCTATGTCTGCCTTGCCCGGTGCCGATAATCACGGTGATAGCACCAAAATCACCTTGTATTTACACCCAGAAGATTTGGCTGTTATTGAACAGCATTTTGATCAACAAAGCCGTGAACAGCGCCATTGGCAGTTGATCAGTGAACCTGCCCAAGCTCGGGGTGATCTACGAGTAAAAACTGCAATGTCAGAGCTAAATGTGAGTTTGGCACTGCGCATTGATGAACTGATGGCAAATTTTCTTAAAGCTAATTGGTCACGTTTTCATGCCGCAGAGTAG
- a CDS encoding flagellar basal body-associated FliL family protein, with product MADNLTMPKMAWYKRKLILIILALIIVTVVVAAVGFLKFSSEPVAIEPEVDNTTLYVGMSQPFIFAVVAGRRERLVQIEVQLMVRGAQGQVLAQRHLPLLESTLLTVFSGQTADNYLTAEGKITVKQEALDELNAVLTDQVGSPLVEKVLFTNIVMQ from the coding sequence ATGGCCGACAATCTCACTATGCCTAAAATGGCATGGTACAAACGTAAACTTATTTTAATCATACTGGCGCTGATCATCGTAACAGTGGTTGTCGCCGCAGTAGGCTTTTTAAAATTCTCAAGTGAGCCAGTGGCCATTGAACCTGAAGTGGATAATACAACGCTGTATGTGGGGATGTCTCAACCTTTTATTTTCGCTGTAGTGGCGGGGCGGCGTGAGCGTTTAGTGCAGATAGAAGTGCAACTAATGGTGCGCGGCGCTCAAGGCCAAGTGTTGGCTCAGCGTCATCTTCCGTTATTAGAAAGCACCTTATTAACCGTATTTAGTGGGCAAACAGCCGATAACTATTTAACGGCGGAAGGAAAAATTACCGTAAAGCAAGAAGCATTAGATGAACTGAATGCAGTGCTTACCGACCAAGTGGGTAGTCCTTTGGTTGAAAAAGTGTTGTTTACCAATATCGTAATGCAATAG